In Euzebyales bacterium, the genomic window TAGGGCGCGTACACCGCCAGACCACGCTCGGCCAGCCGCTGGACGCGCGCGGTCGCCGACGCCGGCGCGACCGACAACGCAGCCGCCAGATCACCCGTGCGGGCCGCGCCGCCCTCCGGCGTCAGGCGGTAGATCGCCTTGGCCGTCTCACGTTCGGTCGAGGTCAGACTGTCCATGCCGCCCCACCGTACGAGCGCCCAGGCCAACGAACACTGTAGTACCGACGGCCCGGGGCCCGCGAACCGAACGGGCCGACGCGGCGTGTCGTGCTCAGCGGGGCCCGTGACCGGAGTCCCACTCCGTCCGCCGTGGCGTGAAGCCGCCGCCACGGAAGTCGTCGTGGTCGGTGACGATGCCCCAGCTCCATGTGATCGCCGGCACGATCTCCAGGTAGTCGCCGTGTCCGAACATGAGGTCCCGGGTCACGGCGCGGGCGGTCCCGAAGACCCGGATGCCGCGGGGGCGCCAGGGATCCACCGAGCGCAGGTCGTCGACGATGAGCGACACCTTCGTGTTGCCCGCCACGACGTTGCGGTGCTTGCGGGTCGCCGGCAGGTCCCTGCCACCGACCACGAAGCGATCACCGTCGAACGCGAACCCGACGGCGTCCACGCTCGGCTGCCCGCTCGAGTCGACGGTCG contains:
- a CDS encoding PPOX class F420-dependent oxidoreductase, translating into MFSSEELAYLAEQRLARFATVDSSGQPSVDAVGFAFDGDRFVVGGRDLPATRKHRNVVAGNTKVSLIVDDLRSVDPWRPRGIRVFGTARAVTRDLMFGHGDYLEIVPAITWSWGIVTDHDDFRGGGFTPRRTEWDSGHGPR